From Oncorhynchus mykiss isolate Arlee chromosome 6, USDA_OmykA_1.1, whole genome shotgun sequence, the proteins below share one genomic window:
- the LOC110525644 gene encoding cGMP-dependent protein kinase 1 isoform X1 produces the protein MGTLRDLQFALQLKIEELRQRDTLIDELELELDAKDDLIRRLQGELDRYRATITPPESSGAIEGHSAQCEEIQRTRRKTILSKPLTQDPRQRALATLKSYNKSQQSQELIQTSFLENDFLKNLESGQILAIMDCMYPTTVNQGCCVIQEGDSGTLAYVLEEGKMEMTKDAKKLLTIEPGKVFGELALLYSCTYTYTISALKHSMLWVIDRQSFQTIMVQSGLGRLVEFRELLCRVPFLRSLPEDVLMKVSDILEESRYSEGDYIIRQGATGDTFYIISSGQVKVTENKSADEEAVLLSTLSEGHWFGEKALRGEDVRTVNVIAAGDVTCLVVDRESFKKIIGLVEDSHNVHKSSELKAQSEEDAALLSNASLRDFQVICNLGEGETGHSELVQLKTNINCLFTMRVLRKHQILSTAQQECILRERHILMAAHSPFIVRLYRTFRDAKCLYMLTEACLGGELWNLLKDRGSFDDSSTRFYTACVVEALIFLHHNNITYRDLKPENVVLDQRGYAKVVGFGCAKKVGLGKKTWTFCGTPDYVAPEIILNKGHSVSADLWSLGVFVFELLSGSLPFCGPDPMKTFTATIRGIDLVEFPKTISKSASSLIKKLCRNNPAERLGNQRNGAKDIQKHKWFEGFNWEGLRKGTLSPPIIPKFISHLEDSKLDPFTDILEDSPAVEDSDWDIDF, from the exons ATGGGTACACTTCGAGACTTGCAGTTTGCCCTGCAACTGAAGATTGAGGAGCTTCGCCAGAGGGATACACTCATTGATGAGCTGGAGCTGGAGTTGGATGCCAAGGACGACTTGATTCGGAGGCTGCAGGGTGAACTGGACCGCTACAGGGCAACCATCACTCCCCCAGAGTCTTCTGGAGCTATTGAAG GGCATTCTGCACAGTGTGAAGAGATCCAGAGAACCAGAAGAAAGACCATATTGTCAAAGCCCCTCACTCAGGATCCAAGGCAACGTGCTTTGGCCACCTTGAAAAGCTACAACAAAAGCCAACA GTCACAGGAGCTGATTCAGACCTCCTTTTTAGAGAATGACTTTCTAAAGAACCTGGAAAGTGGGCAAATCCTGGCTATAATGGACTGTATGTACCCTACCACGGTCAACCAAGGCTGCTGCGTCATTCAAGAGGGAGACAGTGGAACTCTTGCCTATGTTCTAGAAG AGGGGAAGATGGAGATGACCAAGGATGCCAAGAAGCTTCTCACAATTGAACCAGGAAAAGTGTTTGGAGAATTGGCACTCCTGTACAGCTGCACCTATACCTATACTATATCAG CCCTAAAACACAGCATGTTGTGGGTTATTGACCGGCAGAGCTTTCAGACCATCATGGTGCAGAGTGGCCTCGGCAGACTGGTCGAGTTCAGAGAGCTCCTCTGCAG AGTACCCTTCCTGCGCTCGCTGCCAGAGGATGTGCTCATGAAAGTGTCTGATATTCTGGAAGAG AGTCGCTACAGTGAAGGTGATTATATTATTCGCCAGGGTGCCACAGGGGACACGTTCTACATCATCAGTAGTGGCCAG GTGAAGGTGACAGAGAACAAGTCAGCCGATGAAGAGGCAGTACTCTTGTCAACTCTCTCTGAGGGCCATTGGTTTGGAGAGAAAGCACTGAGGGG AGAGGATGTGCGGACAGTGAATGTCATTGCTGCTGGTGATGTCACATGCCTGGTTGTGGATAGAGA GTCTTTCAAAAAGATCATAGGTTTGGTAGAGGACAGTCATAATGTGCACAAGAGCAGCGAACTCAAAGCCCA GTCAGAGGAAGATGCAGCTCTCCTATCCAACGCCTCTCTCAGAGATTTCCAGGTCATCTGTAACCtaggagagggagaaacaggTCATTCAGAGCTG GTACAGCTTAAGACCAACATCAACTGCCTGTTCACCATGAGGGTGTTGAGGAAGCATCAGATCCTAAGCACTGCTCAACAGGAGTGCATCCTGAGGGAAAGACACATCCTCATGGCAGCTCATAGTCCATTCATCGTCAG GTTATACCGTACCTTCCGAGATGCAAAGTGCCTGTACATGCTGACAGAAGCTTGTTTAGGTGGTGAGCTCTGGAATCTACTGAAAGACAG AGGCTCGTTTGATGACAGTAGCACACGTTTTTACACTGCCTGTGTTGTTGAGGCCCTTATCTTCCTGCACCACAACAATATCACATACAGGGATCTGAAGCCTGAGAATGTAGTTCTTGACCAGCGTGGATATGCCAAAGTG GTGGGGTTTGGTTGTGCTAAAAAAGTGGGCTTGGGTAAGAAAACGTGGACGTTCTGTGGCACACCTGACTATGTGGCCCCTGAGATAATCCTGAACAAGGGGCACAGTGTGTCTGCAGATCTCTGGTCTCTAGGCGTCTTCGTGTTTGAACTGCTGAGTGGAAG TCTCCCATTCTGTGGCCCTGATCCTATGAAGACTTTCACAGCCACCATCCGTGGGATTGACCTGGTTGAATTCCCAAAAACCATCAGTAAGAGTGCCTCAAGCCTGATCAAGAAGCTCTGCAG GAACAACCCTGCAGAGAGACTGGGGAACCAGAGAAACGGGGCCAAGGACATCCAGAAGCACAA GTGGTTTGAAGGTTTCAACTGGGAAGGACTTCGCAAAGGCACTTTGTCTCCCCCAATCATACCGAAA
- the LOC110525644 gene encoding cGMP-dependent protein kinase 1 isoform X2: MGTLRDLQFALQLKIEELRQRDTLIDELELELDAKDDLIRRLQGELDRYRATITPPESSGAIEGHSAQCEEIQRTRRKTILSKPLTQDPRQRALATLKSYNKSQQSQELIQTSFLENDFLKNLESGQILAIMDCMYPTTVNQGCCVIQEGDSGTLAYVLEEGKMEMTKDAKKLLTIEPGKVFGELALLYSCTYTYTISALKHSMLWVIDRQSFQTIMVQSGLGRLVEFRELLCRVPFLRSLPEDVLMKVSDILEESRYSEGDYIIRQGATGDTFYIISSGQVKVTENKSADEEAVLLSTLSEGHWFGEKALRGEDVRTVNVIAAGDVTCLVVDRESFKKIIGLVEDSHNVHKSSELKAQSEEDAALLSNASLRDFQVICNLGEGETGHSELVQLKTNINCLFTMRVLRKHQILSTAQQECILRERHILMAAHSPFIVRLYRTFRDAKCLYMLTEACLGGELWNLLKDRGSFDDSSTRFYTACVVEALIFLHHNNITYRDLKPENVVLDQRGYAKVVGFGCAKKVGLGKKTWTFCGTPDYVAPEIILNKGHSVSADLWSLGVFVFELLSGSLPFCGPDPMKTFTATIRGIDLVEFPKTISKSASSLIKKLCRNNPAERLGNQRNGAKDIQKHKWFEGFNWEGLRKGTLSPPIIPKDNDPTQLQAV; encoded by the exons ATGGGTACACTTCGAGACTTGCAGTTTGCCCTGCAACTGAAGATTGAGGAGCTTCGCCAGAGGGATACACTCATTGATGAGCTGGAGCTGGAGTTGGATGCCAAGGACGACTTGATTCGGAGGCTGCAGGGTGAACTGGACCGCTACAGGGCAACCATCACTCCCCCAGAGTCTTCTGGAGCTATTGAAG GGCATTCTGCACAGTGTGAAGAGATCCAGAGAACCAGAAGAAAGACCATATTGTCAAAGCCCCTCACTCAGGATCCAAGGCAACGTGCTTTGGCCACCTTGAAAAGCTACAACAAAAGCCAACA GTCACAGGAGCTGATTCAGACCTCCTTTTTAGAGAATGACTTTCTAAAGAACCTGGAAAGTGGGCAAATCCTGGCTATAATGGACTGTATGTACCCTACCACGGTCAACCAAGGCTGCTGCGTCATTCAAGAGGGAGACAGTGGAACTCTTGCCTATGTTCTAGAAG AGGGGAAGATGGAGATGACCAAGGATGCCAAGAAGCTTCTCACAATTGAACCAGGAAAAGTGTTTGGAGAATTGGCACTCCTGTACAGCTGCACCTATACCTATACTATATCAG CCCTAAAACACAGCATGTTGTGGGTTATTGACCGGCAGAGCTTTCAGACCATCATGGTGCAGAGTGGCCTCGGCAGACTGGTCGAGTTCAGAGAGCTCCTCTGCAG AGTACCCTTCCTGCGCTCGCTGCCAGAGGATGTGCTCATGAAAGTGTCTGATATTCTGGAAGAG AGTCGCTACAGTGAAGGTGATTATATTATTCGCCAGGGTGCCACAGGGGACACGTTCTACATCATCAGTAGTGGCCAG GTGAAGGTGACAGAGAACAAGTCAGCCGATGAAGAGGCAGTACTCTTGTCAACTCTCTCTGAGGGCCATTGGTTTGGAGAGAAAGCACTGAGGGG AGAGGATGTGCGGACAGTGAATGTCATTGCTGCTGGTGATGTCACATGCCTGGTTGTGGATAGAGA GTCTTTCAAAAAGATCATAGGTTTGGTAGAGGACAGTCATAATGTGCACAAGAGCAGCGAACTCAAAGCCCA GTCAGAGGAAGATGCAGCTCTCCTATCCAACGCCTCTCTCAGAGATTTCCAGGTCATCTGTAACCtaggagagggagaaacaggTCATTCAGAGCTG GTACAGCTTAAGACCAACATCAACTGCCTGTTCACCATGAGGGTGTTGAGGAAGCATCAGATCCTAAGCACTGCTCAACAGGAGTGCATCCTGAGGGAAAGACACATCCTCATGGCAGCTCATAGTCCATTCATCGTCAG GTTATACCGTACCTTCCGAGATGCAAAGTGCCTGTACATGCTGACAGAAGCTTGTTTAGGTGGTGAGCTCTGGAATCTACTGAAAGACAG AGGCTCGTTTGATGACAGTAGCACACGTTTTTACACTGCCTGTGTTGTTGAGGCCCTTATCTTCCTGCACCACAACAATATCACATACAGGGATCTGAAGCCTGAGAATGTAGTTCTTGACCAGCGTGGATATGCCAAAGTG GTGGGGTTTGGTTGTGCTAAAAAAGTGGGCTTGGGTAAGAAAACGTGGACGTTCTGTGGCACACCTGACTATGTGGCCCCTGAGATAATCCTGAACAAGGGGCACAGTGTGTCTGCAGATCTCTGGTCTCTAGGCGTCTTCGTGTTTGAACTGCTGAGTGGAAG TCTCCCATTCTGTGGCCCTGATCCTATGAAGACTTTCACAGCCACCATCCGTGGGATTGACCTGGTTGAATTCCCAAAAACCATCAGTAAGAGTGCCTCAAGCCTGATCAAGAAGCTCTGCAG GAACAACCCTGCAGAGAGACTGGGGAACCAGAGAAACGGGGCCAAGGACATCCAGAAGCACAA GTGGTTTGAAGGTTTCAACTGGGAAGGACTTCGCAAAGGCACTTTGTCTCCCCCAATCATACCGAAA
- the LOC110525644 gene encoding cGMP-dependent protein kinase 1 isoform X3, protein MGTLRDLQFALQLKIEELRQRDTLIDELELELDAKDDLIRRLQGELDRYRATITPPESSGAIEGHSAQCEEIQRTRRKTILSKPLTQDPRQRALATLKSYNKSQQSQELIQTSFLENDFLKNLESGQILAIMDCMYPTTVNQGCCVIQEGDSGTLAYVLEALKHSMLWVIDRQSFQTIMVQSGLGRLVEFRELLCRVPFLRSLPEDVLMKVSDILEESRYSEGDYIIRQGATGDTFYIISSGQVKVTENKSADEEAVLLSTLSEGHWFGEKALRGEDVRTVNVIAAGDVTCLVVDRESFKKIIGLVEDSHNVHKSSELKAQSEEDAALLSNASLRDFQVICNLGEGETGHSELVQLKTNINCLFTMRVLRKHQILSTAQQECILRERHILMAAHSPFIVRLYRTFRDAKCLYMLTEACLGGELWNLLKDRGSFDDSSTRFYTACVVEALIFLHHNNITYRDLKPENVVLDQRGYAKVVGFGCAKKVGLGKKTWTFCGTPDYVAPEIILNKGHSVSADLWSLGVFVFELLSGSLPFCGPDPMKTFTATIRGIDLVEFPKTISKSASSLIKKLCRNNPAERLGNQRNGAKDIQKHKWFEGFNWEGLRKGTLSPPIIPKFISHLEDSKLDPFTDILEDSPAVEDSDWDIDF, encoded by the exons ATGGGTACACTTCGAGACTTGCAGTTTGCCCTGCAACTGAAGATTGAGGAGCTTCGCCAGAGGGATACACTCATTGATGAGCTGGAGCTGGAGTTGGATGCCAAGGACGACTTGATTCGGAGGCTGCAGGGTGAACTGGACCGCTACAGGGCAACCATCACTCCCCCAGAGTCTTCTGGAGCTATTGAAG GGCATTCTGCACAGTGTGAAGAGATCCAGAGAACCAGAAGAAAGACCATATTGTCAAAGCCCCTCACTCAGGATCCAAGGCAACGTGCTTTGGCCACCTTGAAAAGCTACAACAAAAGCCAACA GTCACAGGAGCTGATTCAGACCTCCTTTTTAGAGAATGACTTTCTAAAGAACCTGGAAAGTGGGCAAATCCTGGCTATAATGGACTGTATGTACCCTACCACGGTCAACCAAGGCTGCTGCGTCATTCAAGAGGGAGACAGTGGAACTCTTGCCTATGTTCTAGAAG CCCTAAAACACAGCATGTTGTGGGTTATTGACCGGCAGAGCTTTCAGACCATCATGGTGCAGAGTGGCCTCGGCAGACTGGTCGAGTTCAGAGAGCTCCTCTGCAG AGTACCCTTCCTGCGCTCGCTGCCAGAGGATGTGCTCATGAAAGTGTCTGATATTCTGGAAGAG AGTCGCTACAGTGAAGGTGATTATATTATTCGCCAGGGTGCCACAGGGGACACGTTCTACATCATCAGTAGTGGCCAG GTGAAGGTGACAGAGAACAAGTCAGCCGATGAAGAGGCAGTACTCTTGTCAACTCTCTCTGAGGGCCATTGGTTTGGAGAGAAAGCACTGAGGGG AGAGGATGTGCGGACAGTGAATGTCATTGCTGCTGGTGATGTCACATGCCTGGTTGTGGATAGAGA GTCTTTCAAAAAGATCATAGGTTTGGTAGAGGACAGTCATAATGTGCACAAGAGCAGCGAACTCAAAGCCCA GTCAGAGGAAGATGCAGCTCTCCTATCCAACGCCTCTCTCAGAGATTTCCAGGTCATCTGTAACCtaggagagggagaaacaggTCATTCAGAGCTG GTACAGCTTAAGACCAACATCAACTGCCTGTTCACCATGAGGGTGTTGAGGAAGCATCAGATCCTAAGCACTGCTCAACAGGAGTGCATCCTGAGGGAAAGACACATCCTCATGGCAGCTCATAGTCCATTCATCGTCAG GTTATACCGTACCTTCCGAGATGCAAAGTGCCTGTACATGCTGACAGAAGCTTGTTTAGGTGGTGAGCTCTGGAATCTACTGAAAGACAG AGGCTCGTTTGATGACAGTAGCACACGTTTTTACACTGCCTGTGTTGTTGAGGCCCTTATCTTCCTGCACCACAACAATATCACATACAGGGATCTGAAGCCTGAGAATGTAGTTCTTGACCAGCGTGGATATGCCAAAGTG GTGGGGTTTGGTTGTGCTAAAAAAGTGGGCTTGGGTAAGAAAACGTGGACGTTCTGTGGCACACCTGACTATGTGGCCCCTGAGATAATCCTGAACAAGGGGCACAGTGTGTCTGCAGATCTCTGGTCTCTAGGCGTCTTCGTGTTTGAACTGCTGAGTGGAAG TCTCCCATTCTGTGGCCCTGATCCTATGAAGACTTTCACAGCCACCATCCGTGGGATTGACCTGGTTGAATTCCCAAAAACCATCAGTAAGAGTGCCTCAAGCCTGATCAAGAAGCTCTGCAG GAACAACCCTGCAGAGAGACTGGGGAACCAGAGAAACGGGGCCAAGGACATCCAGAAGCACAA GTGGTTTGAAGGTTTCAACTGGGAAGGACTTCGCAAAGGCACTTTGTCTCCCCCAATCATACCGAAA
- the LOC110525646 gene encoding ubiquitin-like protein 4A-A, with protein sequence MILTVKPLQGKECNVQVTEDEKVSTVKELVSERLNIPANQQRLLYKGKALADEHRLSDYSIGPEAKLNLVVRPAGERSGVAGMASSSSAVGGVWQTLSTVLAKHFSPADAAKVQEQLVKDYERSLRQLSMDDIERLAGRLLHPDSEGMDTSYMD encoded by the exons ATGATTTTAACTGTAAAACCACTTCAAGGAAAGGAGTGCAACGTACAG GTCACAGAAGATGAAAAAGTATCCACTGTGAAAGAACTGGTGTCTGAACGTCTGAATATACCTGCAAATCAGCAGCGATTGCTTTACAAAGGGAAAGCCCTTGCAG ATGAACACCGATTGAGTGATTATTCCATTGGGCCAGAGGCCAAGTTAAATTTGGTGGTTCGTCCTGCgggggagaggagtggtgtgGCTGGGATGGCTAGCAGTAGCAGTGCTGTTGGTGGGGTGTGGCAGACTCTGTCCACTGTCCTGGCGAAGCATTTCAGCCCTGCAGATGCAGCTAAAGTGCAAGAACAGCTTGTCAAG GATTATGAACGTTCACTTAGGCAACTCAGCATGGATGACATTGAACGCCTGGCTGGGCGACTGCTTCACCCAGACAGTGAGGGTATGGACACATCGTACATGGATTGA